From Nymphaea colorata isolate Beijing-Zhang1983 chromosome 6, ASM883128v2, whole genome shotgun sequence, a single genomic window includes:
- the LOC116255641 gene encoding exopolygalacturonase-like, producing the protein MSFISIFIFLLSTFTLSVFPAIEGQTTSSGTYNVDNYGAKGDGQSDDSQAILRAWNAACRSAGSPTLVISSRKYLVGPLQFEGPCSNTGVFTVRVDGAILASTNLSLYEGDEWILFSHISNLKLTGSGTFDGQGEAAWPLDQCPFSSQCKVLPVSLKFAYLNNTEVEGITSLNPKFFHIALLNNNNFKVHNIKATAPKDSPNTDGIHLEGCTGVKILDSSFATGDDCVSVGQGNTDVYISNINCGPGHGISVGSLGRYAYEKDVNGLVVTGCNLTNTLNGVRIKSWQASPVTISARNITFVHIIVENVANPIIIDQKYCPFKTSCDDSEPSRVKLSDITFSNIMGTSTSPVAVNLQCSAGFPCEGIKLQNINITYIGDEGATTSACAHVNPSYSGLLVPVPCVIKS; encoded by the exons ATGAGTTTCATCTCTATCTTTATCTTTCTGCTTTCTACATTTACTCTTTCTGTATTCCCAGCCATTGAAGGACAAACGACGAGCTCTGGAACTTACAATGTGGACAACTATGGTGCCAAAGGAGATGGCCAAAGCGATGACAGCCAG GCAATTTTGAGAGCTTGGAATGCAGCTTGTCGGTCAGCTGGGAGTCCAACTCTTGTGATTTCCAGTAGGAAATACTTGGTGGGGCCTCTTCAGTTTGAGGGACCATGCAGTAATACAGGTGTTTTTACAGTTCGAGTTGATGGAGCAATCCTGGCATCAACAAATCTTAGTTTATACGAGGGCGATGAGTGGATACTTTTTTCTCACATCAGCAACCTCAAGTTAACTGGAAGTGGAACCTTTGATGGGCAAGGAGAAGCAGCTTGGCCACTGGATCAATGCCCTTTCAGCTCACAGTGCAAAGTACTACCAGTG TCCCTCAAATTTGCCTACCTGAACAACACTGAAGTTGAGGGAATAACATCACTGAACCCCAAGTTCTTTCACATAGCTCTATTGAACAACAACAACTTCAAAGTCCACAATATTAAGGCTACTGCACCGAAGGACAGCCCCAACACAGATGGCATCCACCTTGAGGGCTGCACTGGTGTGAAGATCTTGGACAGCAGCTTTGCAACTGGGGATGACTGCGTTTCTGTTGGACAAGGCAATACCGATGTGTATATCAGCAACATCAATTGTGGCCCTGGACATGGAATCAG CGTGGGAAGCTTGGGCAGGTATGCATACGAGAAGGATGTTAACGGGTTGGTGGTAACTGGGTGCAACCTAACCAATACCTTGAACGGTGTAAGAATCAAGTCATGGCAAGCATCTCCTGTCACCATCTCTGCAAGAAATATTACCTTCGTCCACATTATAGTTGAAAATGTTGCCAACCCGATCATCATCGATCAAAAGTACTGCCCCTTCAAAACTTCCTGCGATGACTCT GAACCATCGCGTGTTAAGCTTAGTGACATCACGTTCAGCAACATCATGGGGACATCGACTTCGCCTGTGGCAGTGAATCTGCAGTGCAGTGCAGGGTTTCCTTGTGAAGGTATCAAGCTTCAGAACATTAACATTACCTACATAGGCGATGAAGGGGCTACAACTTCTGCTTGTGCTCATGTAAATCCCTCCTACAGTGGCTTGCTAGTTCCTGTTCCTTGCGTCATAAAAAGTTGA